The Antechinus flavipes isolate AdamAnt ecotype Samford, QLD, Australia chromosome 4, AdamAnt_v2, whole genome shotgun sequence genomic interval aaaaaaagcataaggTATGTTTTGGAGATAGGAGATAGTCCAGTTTGGCTGAAGACTAGAGTGCTGTGTGGATAGCACTGAGCAATGTTGGCAAATGGTGCCCAAAGGTGCATGATCTTGAATGTTAAACAGAGGTATTTGAACTTGAATCAGCAGGACAATGACTGATGTGCCAGCGAGAATGAGCAGTTTTGTGGCAAGTAaattggagtgggaagagggaTGGTGTCACTGTAGTAATGACAGAGAAAGCTCTTGTCAACACACACTAGTCAAACTTAcacctgttgaagactttagcttaaacaggtcaaggtctcccacttcatccagggccatctcctaatctatttcttaccattggactcagatggctctggaggagaaagggaggtgggggaccttgcacagccttctcTCACTttgatccaattcacttgcatgtcatggtatcacctccctgatatcatggtcctctggATGAAAGAAGGGCAAACGGTAATCTAGGTAATCTACGCATACATATAGGTATCTATAGATAGAGCTGTCTGTGTATGTGCTATAGGATAGATAGCTCTCTCTATATAGTATATCTCTACCTATCAATATTGGTAGATCTCTATCTATATagttctatttaaaatatatgatttagttttaaatatatgattacaTATTCATAGCACAAACATATCTATCTTATATTGTTATTAGATTGTTACCTAATTGGATATCCACATCTATTTATAAATACATCTGTCCATATGTGATACATGATAgttgtctatatgtatatagtgtAAATAGGGATATGTACCTAAGGTCTCCCTATATATAGAGCTTGGTGAATCTCTACAAGAATATAGAGCTTTCTATGGATTGAACAATCTGTCTCTTCACGTTGATATGTGATATCTACATGTTGCACACATTTCTACCAGTCGTCAGAGGTATAGCAATAGAAATCTTTCAACAGCTTTTCCTAGGTAGTTCCCGGCTCCCTTTCACTTCAACTGTTCTTTTCAGCCAAATCATCTCCCTTTCCCCACAGGAAGTTTCACGTGGCCATTTTGTATGCTTCCAGTTCCCTCCATTGGAGCCCACCCAACGGATCTCATCCCAACCGAGCCCACCCCATCGACCCCCCCCCTCCAACTGCCCCGGAGGCTCGTGCTTGGGCCAATACCCTGGAAGGCGCCCCAGGGGCAGAGCCCAGTTCCCAGCCCTTTACATCGCTGGTTGCCCCAGTCCGACCTCCCTCCCAGATCCGGGCTGCAGCTCAGCTTCTGGAGGGGAGGCGGGAAGCCGGCATGGGGTCCGAAGGAGCCATCCTCTCGCACCTGGGTGGCTCCCTCCTGCTGCTCTGGCTGGGCACGCTCCTGCTCTGCCCCAGCTGGCTGGCTCTGGCCTTCGGCTACCGCCCGGGGAAAAGCTTCTCCTCTTACGAAGTGATTATCCCCAAGCTGCTGGCTCCTCGCAAGGGGGATCCTGAGGTAGCTGGCCGGGCATCTTACCTCCTGCAGGTGGAGGGCAGGAAGCAGGTGGTCCACCTTCGGCCCAAGAAGCTCCTGCTGTCCAGACATCTGCGCGTTTTCTACTTCACTGGGCAGGGAGCCTTCTTGGAGGACCAGCCTTACATCGCCGATGACTGCAGCTATGGAGGATTCGTGGAGGGCTCCCCGGACTCCCTGGCTACCTTAAACACCTGCTTTGGGGGCCTTCGGGGGATCCTGAACATGAATGGAAGCCTTTACCAAATGGAACCCCTGAGGACCTCCACCAAATTTGAACACATCATATATCGCCTGCGGAAGGACGTTCGAGCTGATCGCGCCTGTCAGTCAATCGATGAAGAAACAAgtcctcatttagaaaatgaccAGAACCTAGAGATTTCGGCTAAGTTTAATTGGAATTATCTACACCTTAAGTATATAGAGTCCTTTCTTGTGATATCTAATGGGAGGTATCAGCTTTTGGGATCCAATATGACAGCTTGCATCAACGAGGGCCTAACTTTGATAGCTCTGGCAGACACGCTTTTTCAAGGACTCCATTGTCGAGTTTATCTGGAGGGAATTGAGGTTTGGTCCGATCAAGACAAAATAGACATAAAAAACtccaaagaagataaaatttatgcagactttatgaaatataaagaagaacAGCTAGACCGCAGGGCCCAGTCAGATTGGGCACATTTAATTGTAAGTAAAGAGATCGCCACAAAAGCCAAGATAGGAGGTATctgtgaaaaaggaaatagcgCATCTGTGAGCAGTCTATCTCAAGAGAACCTCAGCGGCTCTAATGAGTTTCTTCATGCATTGGGCCACATTGTGGGGATGAAAGATGATGTGAGTGGATGTGAATGTGAGGGACCCGAGAGATGCTTGATGGATCCAAACCCTGGCAATGGTGGTTTAAGTAACTGCAGTTACTCGGATTATTTTGACAAGATAGTCATTTATGCAAAGTGCTTGTCTAATAtaccaacattaaaaaaaaaagtctccgtATGTGGCGACAGGGTGGTGGAAGGGAACGAACAGTGTGACTGTGGCACACCAAAGGACTGTGAGCAAGATAAGTGTTGTCAGCCAACGTGCAAATTAAAAGGCAGAGCAAAGTGTGGTTCTGGTCCCTGCTGCTATAACTGCAGATTTCGAAAAGCAGGAAAAATGTGCAGGGCCAGAAATAGTGAGTGTGACCTTGAGGAATTCTGCAATGGCACCTCTGAACACTGCCCTTATAACGCCTACATCCAAGACGGTACCCCCTGCTCTGGCCATGGCTATTGTttcaaagggttttgcaattctCGGAATCAGCAGTGCAGGAGCATTTTTGGACGCTCTTCAAGATCGGGACCCCTTGCCTGCTATAAAGAAGCCAATCAAGGGGACCGTTTTGGCAACTGTGGAATTATGACCGGTGTTTATTCCAAGTGTGAACCTGATAGCGTGCTATGTGGAAGACTACAGTGTGTCAACGTTAAGAATATTCCTGTCATGGACGATCACTATACAATAGTTATGAATTTTGTCAGCCAGGACAACATTACTTGCTGGGGGACAGACTATCATCTTCCGATGAGTACAATGAAACTGCCAGATATTGGAGAAGTAAAAGAAGGCACCGCCTGTGGAGAGGGATTTTTATGCATTAATAAGACTTGTACAAACATGAATGTTCTTAAATTTGACTGTACAGTGGACACGTGTAACAAGAGAGGAATCTGTAACAATAATAGAAATTGCCACTGTGACTATGGATGGGCTCCTCCATTCTGTAGTAAGTATGGATTTGGAGGAAGTATTGACAGCGGCCCTCCCCCTAAATGGGAAAGGACTCCCTGGCGAAATATCTTTCCTGTGGCCCTTTTGCTCTTACGGTGCTTTGCTTTAGGTGGAGCAGGGTTTCTGTCTGTAGTAAGTAGAGTTGCACTTGTCTTTAAACGCTTCCATTTTTTTGAAACATGAAGCAGGCCAGgcaaggggagaaaaaaaaaaaaatcaccaaaccCAAGAAAAACCATTGTTGCTGTTTAAGAAAGCAGGTTCATCTATGTTACGACTTACAAGACTCTGGAATCTTCTCCTGAAACAGTAGTTCATAAAAACCATTAACTTCATGAATGTCATGCAAAGCTAGGTTTTCTTAGCTTATGTATTTTATCAGAAAATAAAGATCctttgttctaaaaaaaaaaagcaattttttttcaaatctttttattttgtttttgatttttaatctaaCACAGGACTCTGAAATTTCTCTTCAATCACAATTTTTTAGTCTGTACCTTTTTTTGAGGGATGTGTATGAGAATTTGACTGTACGTATTTGTTTTGAGAGGTTTATTTCCCTTACTTTTGCCCCAGTAGGAAGTAAAGAAATGTTGATAGCTTTGAGTGAGCATTTTCAGATCATAAGTCCACCTGAATAAAGTAGGTATCAAAGGCAAAGTGGAGATATAGAAGGGCTGCCAAGTGAAATTGTGAGGCTTTCTCTGATGCCCTTCTCAGAAAGAAGAGGGATCCTGAAGTCATAACTTTGCAATCTGTCACACATTTTTTGCTTGGAAGAGAAAGCTTGGGGATAACAGGAATCTGAGTGGCAACCAAGgttgggatgtagccaaagtttCTCTTCCATATTGAGTAGCATATACCTTTGTTCTCATCCAGTGGGAGTGGAAGTGGGAAAAGAAGGGCTTTCAAACAGTCATTCTGGAGAATGCAAGAATCTAAGATTCTTAATGAGGGAAAGAGACTGATTGAAGTCCCTGTTCTTGGGATTCATTGGGGATCAGTCAAGAGGTCCGCCTAAGTTAGGCCTGATACACTGGTTTACTGGGTGAAATAGTTCATCATTCTGAACTTCCCAGCTGACACTGCTGGCCTATTGATGAAACATTAGACCTCAAACACTCCTAAAGACCAAGACCTAAAGGTTGTAATTTGCTTAAGAAATAAGTGGATCAAATTATAGAAACTTAGGTATCATACTActgaaatcaatgaaaataaaatttagatttaaaaaatgtgaagCAGTATCAGTTTTAAGAGGATGAATATCAGATAATGAATGGCCCTCCTCAGGGAAGACATCATTGAATGTTAAAATGCTTAAACGGTTTTACTAGCTGACAACCCAATATGTGAGACTCTTCTCCCAAAGAGCATTCAAATAAAATCATGACATAAAAACTGACCTAGACTCAGTCTGAAAATCATGGTAGCCCAGCCCCATGAAAATGAAAATGCCCCAAACCACAACAATTTTAGTCTCTCTTGAATTTTGACATGATG includes:
- the LOC127562237 gene encoding disintegrin and metalloproteinase domain-containing protein 30-like — its product is MGSEGAILSHLGGSLLLLWLGTLLLCPSWLALAFGYRPGKSFSSYEVIIPKLLAPRKGDPEVAGRASYLLQVEGRKQVVHLRPKKLLLSRHLRVFYFTGQGAFLEDQPYIADDCSYGGFVEGSPDSLATLNTCFGGLRGILNMNGSLYQMEPLRTSTKFEHIIYRLRKDVRADRACQSIDEETSPHLENDQNLEISAKFNWNYLHLKYIESFLVISNGRYQLLGSNMTACINEGLTLIALADTLFQGLHCRVYLEGIEVWSDQDKIDIKNSKEDKIYADFMKYKEEQLDRRAQSDWAHLIVSKEIATKAKIGGICEKGNSASVSSLSQENLSGSNEFLHALGHIVGMKDDVSGCECEGPERCLMDPNPGNGGLSNCSYSDYFDKIVIYAKCLSNIPTLKKKVSVCGDRVVEGNEQCDCGTPKDCEQDKCCQPTCKLKGRAKCGSGPCCYNCRFRKAGKMCRARNSECDLEEFCNGTSEHCPYNAYIQDGTPCSGHGYCFKGFCNSRNQQCRSIFGRSSRSGPLACYKEANQGDRFGNCGIMTGVYSKCEPDSVLCGRLQCVNVKNIPVMDDHYTIVMNFVSQDNITCWGTDYHLPMSTMKLPDIGEVKEGTACGEGFLCINKTCTNMNVLKFDCTVDTCNKRGICNNNRNCHCDYGWAPPFCSKYGFGGSIDSGPPPKWERTPWRNIFPVALLLLRCFALGGAGFLSVVSRVALVFKRFHFFET